The Roseibium salinum nucleotide sequence CCGGTGCGGCCGCCGCAAGGCGGCGGAGAAGCCTCATTGCCATTTGAAGATTCCTTCTCGCCAGCCATACAGAATGCCGACGGAGAGAATGGCGAGGAACATGCCCATCTCGACCATCGCCTTTATCCCTTCGGCGACAAAGACCACGGCCCACGGATACATGAACATCATCTCCATCTCGAAGGCGATGAAGAGCAAGGTCATGGAATAGTAGCGCACATGGTAACGCTGCCAGGCGTGGGTATTAGGTGTGGCTCCACCCAGGAAAGGCACCTTCTGCGGTTCACTCGCCCGGCCCTTGGACATCCGCATGCCCCAGAGCTGCAGCAGACCGGCGGTCGCGGCAGCAAGAACGGTGACGGCGAGCGCGCCGATCAGGGGTTCCATGCGTCCTCCCTTCAAAGCCTCCTAACGCGCCAATTCCGGGAATGTTCCGGGACTTCGCGCGGCGCTCTGGAGGATGCTTGGGATCTGGGGACGAACTGCGAGCAATACATCGCTCAAAGGCAGGCCGGCCGGCGGTCTCGGAGACCGGCCCGTCAGGATCGGGTGGGACAAACAGGTGCCGCGCCGTGTCTCAGCAGCAGCGGGCCGACCGGAGTTCACCTCGGTCGCCACACCGCGGCGGCGAGCCGGCCCGTCAACCTGCATTTTATGAGCCCGCGCCCTAAAGCGTGACGGACCCGCTATCGCTGTCCTCAACCGGCGCTTTCTCCAGATGCCAGCGGACAAATTCGCGAATGAACTCGCTGGGGTTCTCGAGGAAGGAGCGCAGAATGATCTTGGTCGATCCCACGGCGTTTGCAATCTCGGAATAGTGCACTCTGCGCTTTTCGGAGTTACCGACCGATCTCAGCAGCTTGGTTACGGTTTCATTGATGGCGGCGTCTGCTTTCTGGTTTGCCTCCGCCAGCTTGTCCGTTGCGACCGCACGATAGCTGCGTCTGTCCTGGGTCACGCGCGGCGCAATAGGGTCCTCGGCTTCCGAGACGATATCGCGGAGCTCGCGCGATAGATCTCTCAGTTCACGCCCCGCGTCCCCATAATCGGGCCGGCGTTCGATGACCGAGCTGGCACGCGCAAATACGGCGGCAAGGCAGTCGATGCGGTATTCAGGAAGCAGCAAGTTGTTACATTCAAAACTGCCCGCCTGTATCATCCGCGCGACACCACGGGTGATCTGATCGTCGTAATCATATACCGTGCTCAAGTCGGGATCCCGCTCTTCATCCGGAATGGTGCCCGTATACGAGGGCGACTCCGGTTCGGGTGCGGGTTCGGGGTCCGCTTCAGGGTCCGGCGGAGCGGTTTGTGCGAGGATAATGTAGCCGTCCCACATGTCGGCCCTGGCAGGCAGGGACGACGCCGCAGCGAATTGCCCGGCCAGAGCGGCGGCAACCAGCAATTCCAAGTATCTCGTT carries:
- a CDS encoding NADH-quinone oxidoreductase subunit A, whose product is MEPLIGALAVTVLAAATAGLLQLWGMRMSKGRASEPQKVPFLGGATPNTHAWQRYHVRYYSMTLLFIAFEMEMMFMYPWAVVFVAEGIKAMVEMGMFLAILSVGILYGWREGIFKWQ